In a single window of the Bacillus mycoides genome:
- a CDS encoding ATP-binding cassette domain-containing protein — MDNYIKCECMMKKLKGNIVLDNISLSIKKGEFLVLKGHNGSGKTMILRAISGLMRLNSGFVYVDNKMIGKQKQFPDSMGILIEYPSFIPGYTGFQNLKFLASINNKISDEEIYNIIQRVGLDKADKRKYKRYSLGMKQRLGIAQALMERPKLLLLDEPTNALDSDGIKDVLDILEVEKSKGTTIIVASHDVHVLDNGIVDRIVHVNNGKLVD, encoded by the coding sequence ATGGACAATTATATTAAATGTGAATGTATGATGAAAAAATTAAAAGGAAATATTGTGTTAGATAATATTAGTTTATCGATAAAAAAAGGCGAGTTTTTAGTTTTGAAAGGGCATAATGGCTCTGGTAAAACGATGATTTTACGAGCTATATCAGGGTTAATGCGTTTGAATTCTGGATTTGTTTATGTAGATAATAAAATGATCGGAAAACAAAAGCAATTTCCTGATTCTATGGGAATATTGATTGAATATCCAAGTTTTATTCCAGGGTATACTGGTTTTCAGAACTTGAAATTTTTAGCATCGATTAACAATAAAATTTCTGATGAGGAAATTTATAATATTATTCAAAGGGTTGGACTTGATAAAGCAGATAAGAGAAAGTATAAAAGATACTCTTTAGGTATGAAACAACGTTTAGGGATAGCGCAAGCTTTAATGGAACGACCAAAATTATTGTTATTAGACGAGCCAACTAATGCTTTAGATAGTGATGGGATAAAAGATGTTTTAGATATTTTGGAAGTAGAAAAATCTAAGGGAACGACTATTATTGTAGCTAGTCATGATGTGCATGTTCTAGATAATGGAATAGTAGATCGTATTGTACATGTTAATAATGGAAAGTTGGTAGATTAA